A single window of Gossypium arboreum isolate Shixiya-1 chromosome 13, ASM2569848v2, whole genome shotgun sequence DNA harbors:
- the LOC108463921 gene encoding UPF0057 membrane protein At4g30660-like, whose translation MPSRCEICCELLIAILLPPLGVCLRHGCCTAEFCICLVLTILGYIPGIIYALYAIVYVDRDEYFDEYRRPLYYSNA comes from the exons ATGCCTTCACGTTGCGAAATTTGCTGCGAACTGTTGATCGCCATTTTGCTCCCTCCTTTAGGAGTTTGCTTAAGGCACGGTTGTTGCACT GCAGAGTTCTGCATTTGTCTAGTGTTAACGATACTGGGATATATACCAGGGATAATCTATGCTCTTTACGCCATTGTTTATGTGGATCGGGATGAGTACTTCGACGAGTACCGGCGTCCACTTTATTATTCCAATGCTTAG
- the LOC108463920 gene encoding probable cyclic nucleotide-gated ion channel 5 — MFDCGHKAQYMSGQREKFVRLDDLDSRSSSPSAAGLKNCGFNIEGLGRSGHANNRTSRSFKRGIRKGSEGLKSIGRSLGFGVSRVVFPEDLKVSEKKIFDPQDKFLLLCNKLFFVSCILAVSVDPLFFFLPVINDPEKCLTIDKSLAVTATTLRTIIDAFYLIRMALQFRTAYIAPSSRVFGRGELVIDPARIAKRYMLQYFFLDFLAVLPLPQIVVWRFLHGSNGSDVLATKQALFFIVLFQYIPRFLRVIPLTSEMKRTTGVFAETAWAGAAYYLVLYMLCSHIVGAFWYWVAVERNDTCWQKACKDIGRDKCNTNFLYCGNQHMEGYGVWNNTKDTVLKEKCPADDNINNPPFDFGIFTHALSSGIVSSTKFFSKYCYCLWWGLQNLSTLGQGLETSTYPGEVIFSIALAIFGLILFALLIGNMQTYLQSLTIRLEEMRIKRRDSEQWMHHRMLPQDLRERVRRYDQYKWLETRGVDEENLVQSLPKDLRRDIKRHLCLALVRRVPLFESMDERLLDAICERLKPCLFTESTYIVREGDPVDEMLFIIRGRLESVTTDGGRSGFFNRSLLKEGDFCGEELLTWALDPKTGASLPTSTRTVMALTEVEAFALIAEELKFVAGQFRRLHSRQVQHTFRFHSQQWRTWAACFIQAAWRRYSKRKIMEELRRKEEEEEAAAGGSDGTRNNSGGGSYSIGATFLASKFAANALRGIHRNRNAKSAKELVKLQKPPEPDFTAEDAD; from the exons ATGTTTGATTGTGGTCATAAAGCTCAGTATATGAGTGGACAAAGGGAGAAGTTTGTCAG GTTGGATGACTTGGACTCTAGATCATCATCACCCTCTGCTGCAGGATTGAAAAATTGTGGGTTTAACATTGAGGGATTAGGTCGTTCTGGCCATGCAAACAATAGAACATCTAGATCTTTCAAGAGAGGGATCAGAAAGGGATCTGAAGGACTTAAGTCAATTGGTCGCTCACTTGGATTTGGGGTTTCTCGAGTCGTGTTTCCTGAGGATCTTAAAGTATCAGAAAAGAAAATATTTGATCCTCAGGATAAATTCCTCTTGCTATGCAATAAATTATTTTTCGTATCATGTATTCTGGCTGTATCAGTGGAccctctatttttttttcttcctgtTATTAATGATCCAGAAAAGTGTCTCACTATTGATAAAAGTTTAGCAGTCACTGCAACCACTCTGCGGACGATTATAGATGCTTTTTATCTTATCCGCATGGCTCTTCAGTTCCGTACTGCTTACATTGCACCGTCTTCTCGAGTTTTTGGACGAGGTGAACTTGTGATTGATCCTGCACGAATAGCCAAGCGATACATGCTGCAATATTTCTTCCTTGATTTTCTTGCTGTGCTTCCATTACCACAG ATTGTTGTTTGGCGATTTCTTCATGGTTCAAATGGTTCAGATGTGCTAGCAACAAAACAGGCCTTGTTTTTCATCGTCTTGTTTCAGTATATCCCTCGATTTCTTAGAGTTATACCCTTAACATCAGAAATGAAAAGGACAACAGGTGTCTTTGCTGAAACTGCTTGGGCTGGAGCTGCATATTATTTGGTATTATATATGCTTTGTAGTCAT ATAGTAGGGGCATTCTGGTACTGGGTAGCTGTAGAACGAAATGATACTTGCTGGCAGAAGGCTTGTAAGGATATTGGTAGGGATAAATGCAATACAAATTTCTTATACTGCGGGAATCAGCATATGGAAGGTTATGGAGTATGGAATAATACCAAAGACACTGTTCTTAAAGAAAAGTGCCCAGCTGATGACAATATTAATAATCCTCCATTTGATTTTGGAATCTTCACACATGCTTTGTCATCTGGTATTGTTTCATCAACAAAGTTCTTTTCCAAATACTGCTACTGTTTATGGTGGGGTCTACAGAATTTGAG TACCCTTGGCCAGGGACTTGAAACTAGCACCTATCCTGGTGAAGTCATATTCTCCATAGCACTTGCCATTTTTGGACTCATTCTCTTTGCACTTCTGATTGGAAACATGCAG ACCTATCTTCAATCTCTCACTATTCGGCTAGAAGAAATGAGGATTAAAAGGCGTGATTCAGAACAATGGATGCATCATCGTATGCTTCCCCAGGACTTAAGGGAACGGGTGAGGCGTTATGACCAATACAAGTGGTTGGAAACACGCGGTGTTGATGAAGAGAACTTGGTCCAGAGCCTCCCAAAGGATCTGAGGAGAGATATTAAGAGGCACCTCTGTCTGGCTTTGGTTAGAAGG GTTCCTCTGTTTGAGAGTATGGATGAGAGATTGCTTGATGCCATTTGTGAACGGCTGAAACCATGCCTGTTTACTGAGAGCACCTACATAGTCCGAGAGGGGGATCCTGTTGATGAGATGCTATTCATTATTCGTGGCCGTCTTGAGAGTGTAACAACAGATGGTGGAAGGAGTGGGTTTTTCAACCGCAGTTTGCTGAAAGAAGGAGATTTCTGTGGAGAGGAACTTCTAACATGGGCATTGGATCCCAAAACAGGTGCTAGCCTTCCAACATCTACTCGGACAGTTATGGCTTTAACTGAGGTCGAAGCTTTTGCCCTCATAGCTGAGGAATTAAAATTTGTTGCCGGTCAATTCAGGCGTCTTCACAGTAGACAGGTACAGCATACATTCCGTTTTCATTCACAGCAGTGGAGAACCTGGGCAGCTTGCTTTATCCAAGCCGCTTGGCGGCGTTATTCCAAGAGGAAGATCATGGAGGAGCTTCGTcgtaaggaagaagaagaggaagcagcAGCAGGAGGATCAGATGGAACCCGCAATAACAGCGGTGGAGGTTCATACAGCATCGGTGCTACTTTCTTAGCTTCCAAGTTTGCTGCAAACGCACTTCGTGGCATTCATCGGAACCGGAACGCTAAGAGCGCAAAGGAGTTGGTGAAACTACAAAAGCCTCCGGAACCTGATTTTACTGCTGAAGACGCAGATTGA